A genomic stretch from Aedes albopictus strain Foshan chromosome 2, AalbF5, whole genome shotgun sequence includes:
- the LOC109397363 gene encoding uncharacterized protein LOC109397363, producing the protein MAFIVVYPAVAFLAMFIVIVIMLILRCGGRLGLRHTALPDDNDLREHTYDQKVSYA; encoded by the coding sequence ATGGCCTTCATTGTCGTCTATCCGGCCGTGGCCTTCCTGGCCATGTTCATCGTCATTGTCATTATGTTAATCCTCAGATGTGGTGGGAGGTTGGGATTACGCCATACTGCGCTCCCGGATGATAACGATCTACGGGAGCATACGTACGATCAGAAAGTTAGCTATGCCTGA